The Haloplanus sp. CK5-1 genome contains a region encoding:
- a CDS encoding NTP transferase domain-containing protein produces the protein MCGGRGTRLDVEGEKPLVEVGGVPMVDRVRDALGASRVGTVHAAVSPHAPATRDHLRTAGVAVVETPGEGYVADLTTALDRVDRPTLTVAADLPLLAATPVNRVLDAATGGGSLTTAVPVDLKRRLGVSVGTTFDHEGPPLAPTGCNVVAGTDDDIYVSDDPRLAVNVNRPTDLWVAEALV, from the coding sequence ATGTGTGGTGGGCGGGGGACGCGACTCGACGTGGAGGGGGAGAAACCCCTCGTCGAGGTGGGCGGCGTCCCCATGGTCGACCGCGTCCGGGACGCCCTCGGAGCCAGTCGGGTCGGGACCGTCCACGCGGCCGTCTCGCCGCACGCGCCGGCGACGCGCGACCACCTCCGGACGGCCGGCGTAGCCGTCGTCGAGACGCCCGGCGAGGGGTACGTCGCCGACCTGACCACGGCGCTGGACCGCGTCGACAGACCGACACTGACCGTCGCCGCCGACCTGCCGTTGCTGGCCGCGACCCCCGTGAACCGCGTGCTCGACGCGGCGACCGGTGGCGGCTCGCTCACGACGGCAGTGCCGGTGGACCTGAAGCGTCGACTCGGCGTCAGCGTCGGGACGACGTTCGACCACGAGGGGCCGCCCCTCGCGCCCACCGGCTGTAACGTCGTCGCCGGAACCGACGACGACATATACGTCAGCGACGACCCACGACTCGCCGTGAACGTAAACCGTCCGACCGATCTGTGGGTCGCGGAGGCGCTCGTGTGA
- the cobS gene encoding adenosylcobinamide-GDP ribazoletransferase, protein MAGVRAGSSGGGRGVLTAVRGALAFLTRLPVGGGERAWDAFRTTPVAFVVAGYVVGALVALPHTLPVPVPTVVACYLATLYLVTGVTHVDGLGDLGDAAAVHGTAVDRRDALEDPGTGVGGALAVGLALVALALAGLGVAGAGPRVAARLVLAAEVSAKVGMAVLVALGSPGHEGLGSAVVGEAGGASLLPVVAAAVPAALAAPTGATPALVATLLAGPTVALLVGRWATLALGGVTGDALGAANELGRVAALHAGVIAWTLW, encoded by the coding sequence ATGGCTGGCGTTCGGGCTGGCAGCAGTGGGGGTGGTCGCGGCGTGTTGACCGCGGTTCGGGGGGCGCTCGCCTTCCTGACGCGACTCCCCGTCGGCGGCGGCGAACGCGCGTGGGACGCCTTCCGGACGACGCCCGTCGCCTTCGTCGTCGCCGGCTACGTCGTCGGCGCACTCGTCGCGCTCCCCCACACCCTCCCGGTGCCCGTGCCGACGGTCGTCGCGTGCTACCTCGCGACGCTGTATCTCGTCACCGGCGTCACGCACGTCGACGGACTGGGGGACCTGGGCGACGCCGCCGCGGTCCACGGGACGGCGGTCGACCGACGCGACGCCCTCGAGGACCCGGGGACCGGCGTCGGCGGGGCGCTCGCGGTGGGGCTCGCGCTCGTCGCCCTCGCACTCGCCGGCCTCGGCGTCGCCGGCGCGGGACCGCGGGTCGCCGCCCGCCTCGTCCTCGCGGCGGAGGTGAGCGCCAAGGTTGGGATGGCGGTGCTCGTGGCTCTGGGGTCGCCCGGCCACGAGGGACTGGGGTCGGCCGTCGTCGGAGAGGCCGGGGGCGCGTCGCTCCTCCCGGTCGTCGCCGCGGCCGTCCCCGCCGCGCTCGCCGCGCCGACCGGAGCGACGCCGGCGCTCGTCGCGACGCTGCTCGCGGGGCCGACCGTCGCGCTCCTCGTCGGCCGGTGGGCGACGCTCGCCCTCGGCGGCGTCACGGGCGACGCCCTGGGCGCGGCGAACGAACTCGGGCGGGTCGCCGCGCTCCACGCGGGGGTGATCGCGTGGACGCTCTGGTGA
- the cbiB gene encoding adenosylcobinamide-phosphate synthase CbiB — translation MTPVVAVALAAGLDRLLAEPPASVHPVAWLGRGIGALDRAWSHPRVVGVATALSVPLLVAVVVAIVVAVAAAASPVGGAVTAGLVCFVSTSRRMLVDEARAVVAASGTTLPAARKRLRSLVGRDTTDLSAGEVRSAAVESAAENLADGLVAPLAGFALVAPLSLPAAAGAAAAIKAVNTLDSTFGYRSEPMGWGPARLDDLVMWVPARASACLLAVAGGRPGAVLRALRAADEPSSPNSGWPMATLAAVLGVRLAKPGAYALDGGPDLPTRADADRGVAVVSRAGWLAFGLAAVGVVAAC, via the coding sequence GTGACTCCCGTCGTCGCCGTCGCACTCGCGGCCGGGCTCGACCGACTCCTCGCCGAACCACCCGCCTCGGTGCATCCCGTGGCGTGGCTCGGGCGAGGGATCGGCGCGCTCGACCGCGCGTGGAGCCACCCCCGGGTCGTCGGCGTCGCGACGGCGCTCTCGGTTCCCCTCCTCGTCGCCGTCGTCGTCGCCATCGTCGTCGCCGTCGCCGCCGCCGCGTCCCCGGTCGGTGGGGCCGTCACCGCCGGCCTCGTCTGTTTCGTCTCGACCAGCCGGCGGATGCTCGTCGACGAGGCGCGGGCCGTCGTCGCCGCAAGCGGGACGACCCTCCCGGCCGCCCGGAAGCGCCTCCGCTCGCTCGTGGGGCGAGACACGACCGACCTGTCGGCCGGCGAGGTGCGGAGTGCGGCCGTCGAGAGCGCCGCCGAGAACCTCGCTGACGGGCTGGTCGCCCCACTTGCCGGGTTCGCCCTGGTCGCACCCCTTTCCCTGCCCGCGGCGGCGGGCGCGGCCGCGGCGATAAAGGCCGTCAACACGCTGGACTCCACCTTTGGCTACCGGTCGGAGCCGATGGGCTGGGGGCCCGCGCGCCTCGACGACCTCGTCATGTGGGTACCCGCCCGCGCCAGCGCGTGCCTACTGGCCGTCGCCGGGGGGCGACCCGGCGCGGTACTGCGCGCGCTCCGAGCCGCGGACGAGCCGTCGTCGCCGAACTCCGGGTGGCCCATGGCGACGCTCGCGGCCGTGCTGGGGGTTCGACTGGCGAAGCCCGGGGCCTACGCGCTCGACGGGGGACCCGATCTGCCGACGCGGGCCGACGCCGACCGGGGCGTCGCCGTCGTCTCGCGGGCCGGATGGCTGGCGTTCGGGCTGGCAGCAGTGGGGGTGGTCGCGGCGTGTTGA
- a CDS encoding HAD family hydrolase, whose protein sequence is MTAASFDLFGTLVTASTPDDPAAAVARELRDRGVAVPEAWATTYRTPHVDTPDGAETPLPAHVAAALRSRGFEASDTVVRHAVVAAFDPDVRRVEGVDAALQAARERGPVGLCSNCSVPELVPRTLVRADLRGTFDAVVTSAACGFRKPHPRPFETVAADLGVDPSALVHVGDDPETDGGIEALGGRFVDATETPLSTLGDRLGGEP, encoded by the coding sequence GTGACCGCCGCCTCCTTCGACCTCTTCGGGACGCTCGTGACGGCATCGACGCCCGACGACCCGGCGGCCGCCGTCGCTAGAGAGCTTCGCGACCGCGGCGTCGCCGTCCCCGAAGCGTGGGCGACGACCTACCGGACGCCCCACGTCGACACGCCCGACGGCGCGGAAACCCCACTCCCGGCGCACGTCGCCGCCGCGCTCCGGAGCCGCGGCTTCGAGGCGTCCGACACCGTCGTCAGACACGCCGTCGTCGCCGCGTTCGACCCCGACGTGCGCCGCGTGGAGGGGGTCGACGCCGCCCTCCAAGCCGCGAGGGAGCGCGGTCCCGTGGGCCTGTGTTCGAACTGTAGCGTCCCGGAACTCGTCCCGCGGACCCTCGTCCGCGCCGATCTCAGGGGGACGTTCGACGCCGTCGTCACGAGCGCCGCCTGTGGCTTCCGCAAACCGCACCCGCGACCGTTCGAGACGGTCGCGGCCGACCTCGGCGTCGACCCCTCGGCGCTGGTCCACGTCGGCGACGATCCGGAAACCGACGGCGGGATCGAGGCCCTCGGCGGCCGGTTCGTCGACGCGACCGAGACGCCGCTGTCCACGCTGGGAGATCGGCTGGGGGGCGAGCCGTGA
- a CDS encoding double zinc ribbon domain-containing protein, protein MSKITFRADDDLVERLEGFDASKSEVMRDALRTYLDGAERERSSPDRSLEALLAEHAFAPRDPPEINVNVTLDGQTADPSDVSVERDGEPTTRKTQSENTADDAKTGRNTCSQCGENMSSEHVYCPNCGEKSAHRVFCDCGDELRSDWAFCPSCGRRTPAADVLDRRKQP, encoded by the coding sequence ATGAGCAAGATCACGTTCCGCGCCGACGACGACCTCGTCGAGCGCTTGGAGGGGTTCGACGCCTCCAAGAGCGAGGTGATGCGCGACGCGTTGCGCACGTACCTCGACGGCGCGGAGCGTGAGCGGTCGTCGCCCGACCGGTCGCTGGAGGCGCTGCTCGCCGAACACGCGTTTGCGCCGCGCGACCCACCCGAGATCAACGTAAACGTCACGCTCGACGGCCAGACTGCCGATCCGTCGGACGTGTCCGTCGAACGCGACGGCGAGCCGACGACGCGTAAGACGCAGTCCGAAAACACGGCCGACGACGCGAAAACAGGGCGTAACACGTGCTCCCAATGTGGCGAAAACATGTCTTCAGAACACGTTTACTGCCCGAACTGTGGTGAGAAGTCTGCCCACCGCGTCTTCTGTGACTGCGGCGACGAACTCCGATCCGACTGGGCGTTCTGCCCGAGTTGCGGCCGCCGAACCCCCGCAGCGGACGTGTTAGACCGACGTAAACAGCCGTGA
- a CDS encoding ribbon-helix-helix domain-containing protein — protein MERVTLRIPKQQIEEVEQMVETGEFPNRSEAIRSAVREMLNEQSESRDDNRKRNRSWAKV, from the coding sequence ATGGAGCGTGTGACACTACGAATTCCGAAACAGCAGATCGAGGAGGTCGAACAGATGGTGGAGACGGGAGAGTTCCCGAATCGAAGTGAAGCCATCCGGTCGGCCGTCCGCGAGATGCTTAACGAACAGAGCGAGTCCCGCGACGACAACCGCAAACGCAACCGCAGCTGGGCGAAGGTGTAG
- the ftsZ gene encoding cell division protein FtsZ yields the protein MQGFVQDAIEREEEEQRDADEGDDFGDPRIVIVGAGGAGNNTVNRLYNLGVDGAETIAINTDKQHLKMIEADTKILVGKSLTQGLGAGGDPSMGERATEMAQGTIKEVLGEADLVFVTAGMGGGTGTGAAPVVSKIAKEQGAIVVGMVSTPFNVERARTVKAEEGLEKLRGEADSIIVLDNNRLLDYVPNLPIGKAFSVMDQIIAETVKGISETITQPSLINLDYADMSTIMNQGGVAVMLVGETQDKNKSQEVVSDAMNHPLLDVDYRGASGGLVHITGGPDLTLKEAEGIANNITERLEASANVIWGARIQEEYKGKVRVMAIMTGVQSAQVLGPSTQRQAEKSRKSLNGEDVSEFDASENVGQDQASWSDGGRDQIDQRNGVDVVR from the coding sequence ATGCAGGGATTCGTCCAAGACGCCATCGAGCGCGAGGAGGAAGAGCAGCGCGACGCCGACGAGGGCGACGACTTCGGCGATCCGCGGATCGTCATCGTCGGGGCCGGCGGTGCCGGGAACAACACGGTCAATCGGCTGTACAACCTCGGTGTCGACGGCGCCGAGACCATCGCCATCAACACCGACAAACAGCACCTGAAGATGATCGAAGCCGACACCAAGATCCTCGTGGGCAAGTCGCTCACGCAGGGGCTCGGTGCCGGTGGCGACCCCTCGATGGGCGAGCGTGCGACCGAGATGGCCCAGGGGACGATCAAGGAGGTCCTCGGCGAGGCCGACCTCGTGTTCGTCACCGCCGGCATGGGCGGTGGGACCGGTACCGGTGCCGCCCCCGTCGTCTCCAAGATCGCCAAAGAGCAGGGTGCGATCGTCGTCGGCATGGTGTCGACGCCGTTCAACGTCGAGCGCGCCCGCACGGTCAAGGCCGAGGAGGGACTCGAGAAGCTCCGCGGCGAGGCCGACTCGATCATCGTCCTCGACAACAACCGCCTGCTCGATTACGTCCCCAACCTGCCGATCGGCAAGGCGTTCTCGGTGATGGACCAGATCATCGCCGAGACGGTCAAAGGGATCAGTGAAACCATCACCCAGCCCTCGCTGATCAATCTGGACTACGCGGACATGTCCACGATCATGAATCAGGGAGGCGTCGCGGTGATGCTCGTCGGCGAGACCCAGGACAAGAACAAGAGCCAAGAGGTGGTGAGCGACGCGATGAACCACCCGCTGTTGGACGTGGACTACCGCGGCGCGTCCGGTGGACTCGTCCACATCACCGGCGGCCCCGACCTCACGCTCAAAGAGGCCGAGGGCATCGCCAACAACATCACCGAACGACTGGAGGCGAGCGCCAACGTCATCTGGGGTGCGCGCATCCAAGAGGAGTACAAGGGCAAGGTCCGCGTCATGGCCATCATGACCGGCGTCCAGAGCGCCCAGGTGCTCGGACCGTCGACCCAGCGACAGGCGGAGAAGTCCCGCAAGAGCCTCAACGGTGAGGACGTTTCGGAATTCGACGCGAGCGAGAATGTCGGTCAGGACCAGGCGTCCTGGTCGGACGGTGGTCGCGATCAGATCGACCAGCGCAACGGCGTCGACGTCGTCCGGTAG
- the ncsA gene encoding tRNA 2-thiolation protein NcsA — MDCDRCGREAVMHAAYSGAHLCEDHVRESVEKRVRRRIREDGLLPSDASPETPQTWVVGLSGGKDSVVLTHILEETFGRDPRVELVALSIHEGIEGYRDESLDACRELTEDRDLRHEVVSYADELGVRMDDVVEKDPEDMAACAYCGVFRRDLLESYAEALDADKLLTGHNLDDEAQTALMNFFEGDLKQMAKHFDASLGPFDRRAESDHFVPRAKPLRDVPEKEVALYAHLADLPAHITECPHASEAYRGEIRDLLLGMEENHPGTRHSIMAGYEELAELAARRYRDDGGTDLGECDRCGSSTGGRICRKCRLVESIEAV; from the coding sequence ATGGACTGCGACAGGTGCGGCCGCGAAGCGGTGATGCACGCGGCGTACTCCGGCGCTCACCTCTGTGAGGATCACGTCCGCGAGTCGGTCGAGAAGCGGGTTCGTCGGCGGATTCGCGAGGACGGCCTGCTGCCGTCGGACGCCTCGCCGGAGACCCCACAGACGTGGGTCGTCGGACTCTCCGGGGGGAAAGACAGCGTCGTCCTCACCCACATCTTGGAGGAGACGTTCGGCCGCGATCCACGGGTCGAACTGGTCGCGCTCTCGATCCACGAGGGGATCGAGGGCTACCGCGACGAGAGCCTCGACGCCTGTCGGGAACTGACTGAGGACCGCGACCTGCGCCACGAGGTGGTGTCCTACGCGGACGAACTCGGGGTTCGCATGGACGACGTCGTCGAGAAGGATCCCGAGGACATGGCGGCGTGTGCGTACTGTGGTGTGTTCCGGCGCGACTTGCTGGAGTCCTACGCGGAGGCACTCGACGCGGACAAACTCCTGACGGGGCACAACCTCGACGACGAAGCACAGACCGCGTTGATGAACTTCTTCGAGGGCGACCTGAAACAGATGGCCAAACACTTCGACGCGAGTCTGGGACCGTTCGACCGACGAGCCGAGAGCGACCACTTCGTGCCGCGGGCCAAACCCCTGCGTGACGTGCCCGAAAAGGAGGTGGCGCTGTACGCCCACCTCGCGGACCTGCCGGCCCACATCACGGAGTGTCCACACGCGAGCGAGGCCTACCGGGGGGAGATCCGGGACCTGTTGCTCGGGATGGAGGAAAACCACCCCGGGACGCGCCACTCGATCATGGCCGGCTACGAGGAACTCGCCGAACTGGCCGCACGACGGTACCGGGACGACGGCGGGACCGACCTCGGCGAGTGCGACCGCTGTGGATCGAGTACGGGCGGTCGGATCTGCAGGAAGTGTCGGCTCGTCGAGTCGATCGAAGCGGTCTGA
- a CDS encoding DUF7095 family protein: MDRDAALDRAAEIVDCVERSATDDPTGAADRPTASDADPPLLPVPVREVWVYGDVALGLDPIDRLDVYVTKDLLMRGDADREAEFEAQYGVSGVGKSVDADWAAAYPEHVRANDNGHAAPERCLAAHLLDDDEPIHLEVCNASFSDNVTQRLKGAMARENYEQILDPRGVCLWADGRRDDDAMAKLRGGELAFPTLSEALEMLGLDEATAAEAADVMRARRAEETGRTVRGDVV; encoded by the coding sequence ATGGATCGGGACGCCGCACTCGACCGGGCCGCCGAGATCGTCGACTGCGTGGAGCGAAGCGCCACGGACGACCCAACCGGCGCCGCCGACCGTCCGACGGCGTCCGACGCCGATCCACCCCTCCTCCCGGTTCCCGTCCGCGAGGTGTGGGTGTACGGCGACGTCGCCCTCGGTCTCGATCCGATCGACCGCCTCGACGTGTACGTCACCAAGGACCTCCTTATGCGCGGCGACGCCGACCGCGAGGCCGAGTTCGAGGCACAGTACGGCGTCTCGGGGGTCGGCAAGAGCGTCGACGCCGACTGGGCCGCCGCCTACCCCGAACACGTCCGGGCCAACGACAACGGCCACGCCGCTCCCGAACGGTGTCTCGCCGCTCACCTCCTGGACGACGACGAACCGATCCACCTCGAAGTGTGCAACGCCTCCTTTTCGGACAACGTCACCCAGCGTCTGAAGGGAGCGATGGCCCGGGAGAACTACGAACAGATCCTCGACCCCCGCGGCGTCTGTCTGTGGGCCGACGGCCGCCGCGACGACGACGCGATGGCGAAACTCCGCGGGGGCGAACTCGCCTTCCCGACCCTGTCGGAGGCTCTGGAGATGCTGGGGCTCGACGAGGCCACCGCCGCCGAGGCCGCCGACGTGATGCGGGCGCGCCGGGCCGAGGAGACGGGGCGGACGGTCCGTGGCGACGTGGTGTAG
- a CDS encoding class I SAM-dependent methyltransferase, with translation MRRFSADYLRRTRAGLWSSRAALDALDLPDRDRVLDVGCGSGEFTRVLDEEAGDAEVIGVDADPELLVAAREETGLPVVAGDATRLPFGDGAADLVACQALLVNLPRPDAAVREFHRVAADAVAAVEPDNADVAVESTVDREVDLERRVREAYLEGVETDVALGDRTVEAFEAAGLVGVTTRRHYHRKVIEPPYDEGDLQDATRKATGAGLADHETELKRAVGDEYDDLRAAWREMGREVVAAMRAGTYRRAEVVPFDVTVGHVPE, from the coding sequence GTGCGCAGATTCTCGGCCGACTACCTCCGACGGACGCGGGCGGGCCTGTGGTCGTCGCGGGCGGCACTCGACGCCCTGGACCTGCCGGACCGAGACCGGGTGCTCGACGTCGGCTGTGGCTCCGGCGAGTTCACCCGCGTTCTCGACGAGGAGGCGGGCGACGCCGAGGTGATCGGCGTCGACGCCGATCCCGAACTCCTCGTCGCCGCCCGCGAGGAGACCGGCCTGCCGGTCGTCGCCGGTGACGCCACTCGGCTCCCCTTCGGTGACGGCGCGGCCGACCTCGTCGCGTGTCAGGCGTTGCTCGTCAACCTGCCGCGACCGGACGCGGCGGTCCGGGAGTTCCACCGTGTCGCCGCCGACGCCGTGGCCGCCGTCGAACCCGACAACGCGGACGTGGCCGTCGAGTCGACGGTCGACCGCGAGGTCGACCTGGAGCGTCGGGTCCGCGAGGCGTACCTCGAGGGTGTCGAGACGGACGTGGCGCTCGGCGACCGGACGGTCGAGGCGTTCGAGGCGGCGGGGCTGGTCGGCGTGACGACGCGCCGCCACTACCACCGGAAGGTGATCGAACCGCCGTACGACGAGGGTGACCTGCAGGACGCGACACGGAAGGCGACCGGAGCGGGGTTGGCCGACCACGAGACGGAGCTCAAGCGGGCGGTCGGTGACGAGTACGACGACCTCCGGGCGGCGTGGCGGGAGATGGGTCGCGAAGTGGTCGCGGCGATGCGGGCGGGGACGTACCGCCGCGCGGAGGTGGTGCCCTTCGACGTGACGGTCGGGCACGTCCCCGAGTGA
- a CDS encoding endonuclease/exonuclease/phosphatase family protein, giving the protein MRRVTRRGVLAGIGWAGGLAGVGSGRGRARTDRRTVTVATRNCYLGGDLFDLFAAAAGDETIQSAVTDLVAAVDRSRVGRRLDAIAGELSRTEPDLVGIQEAALIRSGPRSDGTTPTATDVRYDFRERLLSALDARDLPYRVVATTEPADVQLPATVEGEPRDVRLTDRDLILAHERVATDGTTTGTFDAGLSLSVDDRTVAVDRGYEVVEASVGDLAVTFCNTHLESASAEVRAAQAAELRDRLVDRAGPVVLVGDCNSGPGGSTAAYDHLTADFGDAAGDAGVGATCCHAADLRNADPSLDARIDHVLVGDRLRVADATRVGADPTERIAADGERLWPSDHAGVVATLVPADPTTASPTPSPTERETEAGTEAGTTPTVTGTESDADAPGFGVVATVVSVVAAATVAARRHDD; this is encoded by the coding sequence ATGAGACGGGTCACCAGACGCGGCGTCCTCGCCGGGATAGGTTGGGCCGGCGGACTGGCGGGCGTCGGAAGCGGGCGCGGGCGGGCACGGACGGACCGCCGGACGGTCACCGTCGCCACGCGCAACTGCTATCTCGGCGGCGACCTGTTCGACCTGTTCGCGGCGGCGGCGGGTGACGAGACGATCCAGTCGGCGGTGACCGATCTCGTCGCGGCTGTCGACCGGAGTCGCGTGGGCCGTCGCCTCGACGCCATCGCCGGCGAACTCTCGCGGACCGAACCGGACCTCGTGGGGATACAGGAGGCCGCCCTGATTCGGAGCGGCCCCCGGAGCGACGGAACCACGCCGACGGCGACGGACGTTCGGTACGACTTCCGGGAGCGGCTGCTGTCGGCACTCGACGCGCGCGACCTGCCCTACCGCGTCGTCGCCACGACTGAACCCGCGGACGTCCAGTTGCCGGCGACTGTCGAGGGCGAACCCCGAGACGTGCGCCTGACCGACCGAGACCTGATACTCGCACACGAACGGGTCGCGACCGACGGGACGACGACCGGCACCTTCGACGCCGGCCTCTCGCTGTCGGTGGACGACCGAACGGTCGCCGTCGACCGGGGGTACGAGGTCGTCGAGGCGTCGGTCGGTGACCTCGCGGTCACGTTCTGCAACACACACCTCGAATCGGCGTCGGCGGAGGTTCGGGCGGCGCAGGCGGCGGAGCTGCGCGACCGCCTCGTCGACCGCGCCGGTCCGGTCGTCCTCGTCGGCGACTGCAACAGCGGTCCCGGCGGATCGACCGCGGCGTACGACCACCTCACTGCGGACTTCGGCGACGCCGCCGGCGACGCCGGAGTCGGTGCCACGTGCTGTCACGCGGCGGATCTGCGGAACGCCGACCCGTCGCTCGACGCCCGAATCGATCACGTCCTCGTGGGGGATAGACTGCGTGTGGCGGACGCGACGCGGGTCGGTGCCGATCCGACGGAGCGGATCGCCGCCGACGGCGAACGCCTCTGGCCGTCGGACCACGCGGGCGTGGTCGCGACGCTCGTTCCCGCCGACCCGACGACCGCGTCGCCGACGCCGTCACCGACGGAACGGGAAACCGAAGCCGGGACCGAAGCCGGAACCACACCGACGGTCACCGGGACCGAGTCGGACGCCGACGCGCCGGGATTCGGGGTCGTGGCGACCGTCGTCTCGGTCGTCGCGGCCGCCACCGTCGCCGCACGCCGCCACGACGACTGA
- a CDS encoding deoxyribonuclease IV, which translates to MRVGAHVSVAGGVDNAVDNQRDVGGNCGQIFTHSPQVWQHPNVDDDEAAAFREGTAAHLDGPWVIHSSYLVNLCTPKTDLREKSIDSMQREVDAAEELGIEYVNVHLGAHTGAGVEGGLDNAASALDELDVPEGVTVLVESDAGSGTKLGGEFEHLAAVRDRCDHDLGVCLDTAHAFAAGYDLSTPEGVDRVVAEFDDVVGVDDLHCIHLNDSKHACGTNKDEHAHVGEGEIGVDGMRRIVNHPDLRDLPFVLETPTEDGKGFAWNVDRVHGLRE; encoded by the coding sequence ATGCGAGTCGGAGCACACGTATCCGTCGCCGGCGGCGTCGACAACGCGGTGGACAACCAGCGTGACGTCGGCGGCAACTGCGGACAGATCTTCACCCACTCGCCGCAGGTCTGGCAACACCCGAACGTCGACGACGACGAGGCGGCCGCCTTCCGCGAGGGGACCGCCGCCCACCTCGACGGCCCGTGGGTGATCCACTCCTCCTACCTGGTCAACCTCTGTACGCCGAAGACGGACCTCCGCGAGAAGTCGATCGACAGCATGCAACGTGAGGTGGACGCCGCCGAGGAACTCGGCATCGAGTACGTGAACGTCCACCTCGGGGCGCACACGGGCGCGGGCGTCGAGGGCGGCCTCGACAACGCGGCGAGCGCACTCGACGAACTCGACGTCCCCGAGGGCGTGACGGTCCTCGTCGAGAGCGACGCGGGGAGCGGGACGAAACTCGGCGGCGAGTTCGAACACCTCGCGGCGGTCCGCGACCGCTGTGACCACGATCTGGGCGTCTGTCTCGACACGGCTCACGCCTTCGCGGCGGGCTACGACCTCTCGACGCCCGAAGGGGTCGACCGGGTCGTCGCCGAGTTCGACGACGTGGTCGGCGTCGACGACCTCCACTGCATCCACCTCAACGACTCGAAACACGCCTGCGGGACGAACAAGGACGAACACGCCCACGTCGGCGAGGGGGAGATCGGCGTCGACGGCATGCGCCGGATCGTCAACCACCCCGATCTGCGGGACCTGCCCTTCGTCCTCGAGACGCCGACCGAGGACGGCAAGGGGTTCGCCTGGAACGTCGACCGCGTCCACGGACTGCGGGAGTGA
- a CDS encoding biotin/lipoate A/B protein ligase family protein, translating to MDASAGAYADREWRLIREESWSGPMNMALDEIAAETAAAGGPRTVRVYHWEPSTLSLGYHQDPDTVDWNYCEREGIGVTRRQTGGGGIYHDTDGDISYTIVAPDEELPGDLVASYRQLCAPIMDAFDRLGVPAQFAESGRPAVHQPACYLRGLHPAHDVVVSGERGPRKVSGNAQHRRTDAVVQHGSLTYSVRPDRHLSVFAEGDVDIGTFRDRVTGIDEHTETSREDAVDTVEAALGAWADADPGAWTDDELSRARERAEEKYGSVEWTRRRPR from the coding sequence ATGGACGCGAGCGCCGGGGCGTACGCCGACCGTGAGTGGCGGCTGATCCGCGAGGAATCGTGGTCGGGACCGATGAACATGGCACTCGACGAGATCGCAGCGGAGACGGCCGCCGCGGGTGGCCCCCGAACCGTGCGCGTCTACCACTGGGAGCCGTCGACGCTCTCGCTGGGGTACCACCAAGACCCCGACACCGTCGACTGGAACTACTGCGAGCGCGAGGGGATCGGCGTCACGCGCCGTCAGACCGGTGGCGGCGGGATCTACCACGACACGGACGGGGACATCTCCTACACGATCGTCGCGCCGGACGAGGAACTCCCGGGCGACCTCGTGGCGTCGTACCGACAGCTCTGTGCCCCGATAATGGACGCCTTCGACCGCCTCGGCGTGCCGGCACAGTTCGCCGAGTCGGGGCGACCCGCAGTCCACCAGCCGGCCTGCTACCTGCGCGGACTCCACCCCGCACACGACGTGGTCGTGTCGGGCGAACGTGGGCCACGGAAGGTGAGCGGGAACGCCCAGCACCGACGCACGGACGCCGTCGTCCAGCACGGGTCGCTCACGTACTCGGTCCGCCCCGACAGACACCTGTCCGTGTTCGCCGAGGGCGACGTCGACATCGGAACGTTCCGTGACCGGGTGACCGGGATCGACGAACACACGGAGACGAGCCGTGAGGACGCCGTCGACACCGTCGAGGCGGCTCTCGGGGCGTGGGCCGACGCCGATCCGGGCGCGTGGACCGACGACGAACTCTCTCGGGCGCGCGAGCGGGCGGAAGAGAAGTACGGGAGCGTCGAGTGGACGCGGCGTCGGCCACGGTGA